CCCGGCGCGGGCCGGCTGGTGAAATCGAAGCGCAGTTCGCCGGCCTGTGATATTTCCCGTGCATGCACGGCAAGGCAGAGCAGGCCGGCCGCCAGTGCGACGGCACGTCCGCAGACGATGTATGAATTTCTCATTCCGAACGTTCCCGGTATCAAGGCTTCTTCGGCCCGTAATGATAGGTCTTAACCTTGTCGGTGATGACCACGTCGGGATTGCCCAGCAGCCTGATCATCTCGAAGCCGGCCAGCAGTACCGGGCCGTAGCCGGCCATCGCGTTGATGCTGGTCGGCCGGTTGTAGTAATACACGTGGTCGGCGCCGAACGTGGTGGCCGTCACGCCGTCGACGATGCTGCCGTCCGCCTTGATGCGTGCCGAGATGCCTGCCCATCCTGCCTGCGCGATCGAGCCATACGTGGTGGGACTGATCCAGCCCTGGTTGATCGCGTGCGCCAGCGCATACACGAACATCGCCGTGCCGGAGGTTTCCAGGAACGAGTCGTGCCGGTCCAGCATCTGGTGCCACATGCCTTCGCCGGACTGCTGCTTCGCGATGCCGCGCAGCGCGCGCCGGTGCTGGGCCAGTACCTTCTGGTAGCCGGGGTGGCTTTTCGGCAGCACGTCCAGCAGGTCGGACATCGCCAGCACGGCCCAGCCGTTGGCGCGGCCCCAGTAGAACTCGGGCGCATCCGGGTTGTTCTGGTTCCAGCCGTGCGTGTACAGGCCGGCCTGCGCGTCGAAGATGTATTTCGAGATGCCCAGCACGGTCTTCACGGCGTCGTCGTAGTAGCGCCGCTCGCCCGTCATGCGGCCCATTTCGGCCAGCGCGGGAATGCTCATGTACATGTCGTCCGCCCACACGGACCAGGCCTGCGGGCGGTTGCGCGCCAGCGTGCCGTCCTTCAGCCGCACCTGCCGGTTGGCGACCCAGTCCGACAGGGTGGCGATGACGGGCGCCATGTCCGGCCCGATCTTTTCCAGGCGCGCGCGCACCAGCGCCGCGCACATCGAGCCGGCGTCGTCGAGCGCGTGGGGCTTGACCCAGCGCGCGAAGCTGTTGGCCCGGCCCAGCTTGAACTCCTGTTCCTGCGCCTGGAAGTAGGGCAGGCGATCGTGGAAGAACGCCAGGTGGCGCTCGGTCATCGCCGTCCATTTCGGGTCGCCGGTCACGCGGCGGCCCAGCATCAGCCCCGCGTGCATCACGCCCATCTCGTAGTTCATGATGCCGAAATCGTTCGGCGACGGTTCGACGATCGCCGTCGCGCTGGGAGCGGCGAAGTCGGTGACCGGCTGGCCCGTCGCCCGGTCGACGATGCGGCTCGGCGTGGCGCGGTCGATGAAGCCGCGCACGCTGTCGAGCTGCGCGGTGATCTCGGCCACCACCGGCAGCTTGTAGGGCACCGGGTAGGTGCCTTCCAGCGGATCGTTCGGGTTCCTGTTGTCCGGGTTGCGGTAAGGCCCGGCGCCATGCGCCAGGTTGACGGACAGCGCCGCCAGCGACAGGACCAGCAGGCAAAGGCCCGTTTTCTTCATGGCGTCACCCGGAAATAATCGACATCGAGCGTCGCCCCGGAAGGCCTGGCCGCGTCGCTCACGCTATATAAACCCATCTGCGCGCCCACCCAGTGGCCCTTCGTGGCGGCGAACGGCGCGCCGGCGTCGGCGAAGCGCTTGCCGTCGGTGCTGTACTGGAACCGGGCATTGGCGCCTTCGGCCATCGCCATGCGCAGCGTCAGCACCGCGGGCGCCTTCTGCAGCAGCACCGTCTCGCTCTCGGCGCAGCGCGGCCTGAACGGCGCGCAGGTGGTGTACACCAGTTGCAGATCGGCGCCGCGCTGGCGCAGGCCCAGTGCCGCATAGCTCTGGCCATTCAGGATCAGGCCGGCGCGGTCGCCGTCCCGCGGGTCCCGCAGTTCGATTTTCGTCTCGGCCGTGAAGGTGGTGGCCGGCAGCTTCTGTGTGACGATGTTCGGCGCCGCGCGCACGAAATCCTTCGACTCCGGTATTGCCTGCACCGGCAGGCGCAGGTGGCCGGGCCGGGCGGACAGCGAATGCCAGCCTTCCTGTGGATTGGCGTTCCACTGCCACTGCAGGCCCAGCGACTTGCCGTCGAATTCGTCGCTCGTGGCGGGCACCGCGATTGCCTGGCCTGCCACCGGTTTCCGGTGGGTGTCGACCGGATTGCCGACGCCGGGCTTCGGTCCCTGCCTGCCGATGACGGGCCAGCCATCCTGCCACGCCATCGGCTGCAGGTGCACCACGCGGCCGTAGGCCTTGCGGTCCTGGAAGTGCAGGAACCAGTCCTTGCCGTCCTGCGCGCGCACCCACGCGCCCTGGTGCGGCCCGTTGACGGGCGTATCGCCCTGTTCCATCACGATGCGGTCTTCGTACGGCCCGTCGATGGTGCGCGAACGGAATACCGATTGCCAGCCATGTTCCACGCCGCCGGCCGGCGCGAACACGTAGTAATAGCCGTCGTGCTTGTAGAACTTCGGCCCTTCCAGCGTGCGGTAGCCCGGCAGCCTGTCGCCGTCGATGATGACTTTGCCCTTTGCATCGAGCAGCCGGCTGCCGTCCGGCGCCATCGCATGCAGCGTGAGGATGTTGTTGACGCCGGCGCGGCTCCTGGCCGACGCATGCAGCAGCCATGCCTTGCCGTCGTCGTCCCACAGCGGCGTGGGGTCGATGATGCCCTTGCCCGGCAATAGCAGCCGCGGCTCGCTCCACGGTCCGCTGAAGTTCGCCGCGGTCGTCACGTACACGCCGTGGTCCGGGTCCGGGTAGAAGATCCAGAACTTGCCGTCGTGGTGGCGCAGGCAGGGCGCCCACACGCCGCCGCCATGGCGCGGCGCGGCGAAGTGCGCCGCCGGCACCTGCTTCGGCAATGCGTGCCCCACCAGCCGCCAGTTGACCAGGTCCTTCGACTGCAGCAGCGGCAGGCCCGGCGCGCTGTTGAAGCTCGACGACGTCATGTAGTACGTGTCGCCGACGCGCACCGCGTCGGGGTCCGAGTAATCCGCGTTCAGCACCGGATTGCGGTAGCTGCCGTTGCCCAGGTCGGGCACCCAGGCGTCGGCCGCATGGGCGGACAGCGCCAGCAATGGTGCCAGCAACGGTGCCAGCAACAGCCGGGGCAGGGCGCGCAGCGTGGTGGTCGTCTTCATGGCATCCTCAGAAGGTGTAGTTGACGCGCACGTTGTACGCGCGGCCGATCGGCTTTGACACGTTCTGTGCGAATACCACGCGCGAGCCGATGCGCTGGTTCGACAGGGGCGGGTCTTCGTCGAGCACGTTGTTGATGCCGAACGTGAGCTTGAGATTGTCCGCGTAGTTCCAGTTCGTGGTCAGGTTGTACAGCGTGTAGTGGTCGATCTCGTTGAAGTACGGCTGCCCCGGTTTCTGGTTCGGCTGCGCGTTGGTATCCTCGTAGTGCGACGTATAGGCCTGCGTCAGCTGCACGCCGAACTTCCGGTAATTCCACGACACGCGCAGGTTGTGCTTCCAGCGGTAGACGTAGGTGTTGGCCGACGTGGAGCCGGTGGCCAGCGCGCCGGGCTTGCCCACGCTGTCGATCCACTCGCCGCCCGCGTCGTTCTGGCCTTCGTAGCGGTCGACATAGGTGCCGTCCAGGCCCACGCCGAACTTGCCCCACGCCGTCGTCGGCCACGTGTAGTTGACGTTCGTGTCGATGCCGCGCGTGCGCAGGCCGCCCATGTTCAGCCGCGTCTTGACGATGTAGTCCAGCGTGCCGTCGGCGTTGCGCACGAACAGGTCCTGGTACTGGCCCAGGTTGTCGAAGATCGAATCCTCGGTGATCTGCGCGATCGTGCCCTTCATCTTGATCGACCACCAGTCGAACGACACGCTCAGGTTCCTGATGGGCGACAGCACGATGCCGGCGGTGACGGTGCGCGCCTTTTCCGGCTCCAGGTCCGGATTGGCGCCCTGCAGCGTGATCAGGTTGGTGTTGCAGACGCGGGCCGGGTCGAGGTTCAGGCCGGCGTAGCGCGGATCGGTCGTCAGGCTGCCGGTGCCGGGCACGGATGGCGTGGCGCTCGGGCACAGCAGCGGGTCGTCCCACTTGCCGGTCGACGGCGTACGGGTCTGCGGCGTGCCGTACAGTTCCGGCAGCGTGGGCGCGCGGAAGCCCGTGCTGGCGGTGCCGCGTACCAGCACGGATTGCAGCGGTTGCCAGCGCACGCTCAGTTTCGGGTTCACGGTGCCGCCGAAATCGCTGAAATGGTCGGCGCGCACAGCGCCGGTCAGCGTCAGTTCCTTCGTGATGGGCGCATCGGCTTCCAGGTACAGGGCGGCCACCTTGCGCTCGCCGCGCGGGTACGAGTTCGGCGTGCCGGACACCTTGTAGGTGACCTCGTTGGCGACCGGGTCGGTGCCGTCGCGGTACGTCTCGCGGTGCCAGTCGCCGCCGATGGCCAGCGTCAGCGGGCCGCCGGCCAGGTCCAGCAGCGGACGGGCGACGTTGAAGTCCGTGCCGAAGTAGCCCACGCGCGCCACGCGGTAGGTGATGCCGTCGCGGCTGATGCTGTCCAGGTAGGCGGCACCGGCCTCATCCTGCGCGCCGAACGGGTTCAGCGTGCCGTCGGCCACGCCCCGGTAGATGCCGTCGGTGGCGAAGAAGCCGCTGCGCCAGCCGACCGCGCGCTTGCTTTCCGCCGCCACCACGCCCACGCGGTAATCCCAGCCCATCAGTTCGCCCTGGTCGGCGATCACCAGGCGGCGGGTGTTCTGGCGGTCGTCCGTCTTCGCCGGGCCGGCTTCATCCATGCTCCAGGTCAGCGCCAGGTCCTGGTTCGTCACGCCGGCCACCGCCGGCACGCCGCCACTGCCGCCCGGGTACCACTTGCTCGACGGCGTGATGAACAGCGGCTTGCGCACGCCGGGGTTGTACTTGTCGTAATCGGTCTGCGCGCCGAACACCTGCGGCGGATTCTGCGCCTTGATGGTCGACTCGGTGGCCAGCAGTTCCACCGTCAGCAGCCGGTCGCCGTGGTGGCGCAGCGAGGCGCGCGTGAACAGCGTGGCCTGCATGTTGTCCGGCAGCAGTTGCGGGTAGATGTCCGGATCGAGGATGCAGGTGCCCGCGCCGGCGCCGGTGGCCTTGGTGGACGGGATCGTGTACTGAGCGCCGCCGTAGGGCGCGGCGCAGCCGGCGGCGAAGGACGGGTTGCCGGTCCGCGTGGTGGCCTTGCCGTTCTGGTAGACGGTGAAGTTGGCCGGCGCGGACGACGATCCGGCCACCGCCGTGCCGAACGGATTGCCGCCCAGCTGGGCGATCAGGTTCGGATCGCTGATGTTCGGGCGGTCGCTCTGCGCCAGGCGGGCGCGCTGCTGGAAATCGACGCTCGCATACACGTTCCAGCCCTGTTCGTTCAAGTCGCCGACGCCGCTGACGATGCTCACGCGCTGCTGGTCGCCGCCGCCATGGCGTTCCGGCTGCACCCAGCCGCCGGTGACGGTGGTGCCGGTATGCGTGCGCTTCGTGATGAAGTTGACGACGCCGGCGATCGCATCGGTGCCGTAGATCGACGAGGCGCCGTCGCGCAGCACTTCCACGCGCTCGACGGCGCTCATCGGCACCACGTCGACGTTGACGGAGCTGGCGCCGATCGCCTCGTTCGGCAGGCGCCGGCCGTTCAGCAGCACCAGCGTGCGGTTGGTGTTCAGGCCGCGCATGTTGATCATCGTGCCGCCACCGCCGCCGCCGACCGGTTCGTTGGTCGAGCCGACCGTCAGCGACGTGGCCACCTCGGACATCGTGGTCAGGCCGCGCGCCACCAGTTCCTCGGACTTGATCGTGGTGAGCGGCAGCGCGTTCTCGGTCGCCAGCTGGCGGATCGACGAACCGGTGACTTCGACCCGCGCCATCGGCGGCTCGGCGGCCTGCTGGGCGGCCGCGGTCTGCGTCAACGCGAGGGTGAGCAAGGAAGTGGCGAGGGCGATCGGGGAAAGCGCGATCCGCTGGGGGATACGGTGCATCTGGTCTCCTGGTTTTTTTGTTCGACGGGCTGGCATGTTTTCTGCAGCACATTGGTCAGGCCGATGATTATTTGGCCTGACCAACCTTTATTCAGGATGGCTTAAAATGCATGATTACGCAAACATTTTTTGTCCCGAATCGTGTTACGAATTTGCGTTTTCGCTCTGCGAAGGTGTGTTGGCGCAATCACCAAAACGCTGGCGTCAACTGGTCAACCTGCGTTAAAGTGGTCAGGCCAAATAAAAAACAGATGGGAGACAACGATGCAGGCTTCTTGCGGACTGGCGGGTGCGGCGATGGCGCTGGCCTGGAGCACGGCGGCGCCGGCGGCGATCGCCGTGCCGGCGACGGATCAGGTGATGCGGATCATGGCTGGTGCGCCGGTGCGCATTGCCGGCGCGAGCGGCGCCGATGCGTTCGTCGAGGCGCGCTTCCGGCCGCTGGCCGCGGATGGCGGCGACGGGCGGCTGTACGTCGTCGGCCGCTACCAGGACGACGGCAACTGGTACGGTGCGGGGCTGAGCTTCCAGTCCGCCACGCGGCGGATGCAGGTCGAGATCGTGAAGATGCAGGACGGACAGATGACGCGGCTGAAGGGCTTCGGCCGCGCCGCCGTCACCGATGGACGCTTCAATACCGTGCGGCTCGACATGCAGGGAGCCACGCTGGCCGTCTACCTGAACGGCGAGCGCATCACCAGCGTTACCGACACGGCACTGGCGCAGGGCGGCCGGTTCGGTGTGGTGGCCGGCGGCACGGCGTTCGAGGCCAGCGTGCCGGTCGCGGGCGATGTCGAACTGAAGCCTGCGCGGCTGGCGCTGGCCCGCGCGCCGCAGCTGGCGCAGCTGACGCTCGGCGACGGCCCGGTGCGGCTCGATGTGAGCGCGCTGGGCGCTTACCGGCAGTCCGGCGACCCGGCCGCCGCGCTGCCGGCCAACAAACCCGGCACCTTCCTGACCGCCGCCAGCTTGCCGAACGCCACCGCGTATGGCGCGCTGCCGTTCCGGTTTTCGGCCGCGGCTGCCGATCCCGCGCTGGTCCGTGCCGACGCCGGCGCCGGCTACCTGGCGTTGACGCCGCTGGCGCCGGGCGCGACGACGGTCACGTTGACGAGCCTCGACGACCCCAATGTCCAATCCGTTGTCGATATCCGGATCGCCGAGCGCAGGACGCCATCCGGCGCCGCATACGGCCTGGGCGGCGCCGTGGCACCTGCCGGCGGCGCGCGCGACGTGCCGTACGACACGCCGCTGCACCTGCGCTTCGATGCGATGCCGGCGCTGGGCACTTCCGGCGCGATCCGCGTCTACCGCAAGCGCGACGGCGCGCTGGCCGACACGATCCACGCGAGCGGCGAGTACGACCGGCTGGGCTACGCCGGCCAGGCGCACCGCCGCGCGGTGCGGTTGCAGCCGATCGCGATCGAAGGGCGCAACGTGGTCGTCCACCTGCACAGCGCGAAGCTGCGGCCGGGCGAGGAATACGTGGTGGCCGTGGACGACGGCGTCTTCCATGGCCGCTTCAACGGCCAGCCGTTCGCCGGCATCGGCCGGGAGCAGGGCTGGACGTTCCGCACCCGCGCCGCCGTCCCCCGCGCCACGAAGCTGGTGGTGGACGACGACGGTGCGGCGGATTTCCGCACCGTGCAGGGTGCGCTGAACCACGCAATGGAGCATGCCGGCCGCCGCACGCCGGTCACGGTGGAGATCAGGAACGGGCGCTACCAGGAGCAGCTGTACCTGCGGGGCAAGGACAACATCACGCTGCGCGGCCAGAGCCGCGACGGCGTGGTGATCGACGCGTTGAACGGCGACGGCATCAACCCCGGTTCCGGCACCGCCCAGGATGCGCGGTCGCCCGGCATCGGCGGTGGCCGCGCGATCTTCCTGGTCGAGGATGCGGACATGGTCACGCTGGAGTCGCTCACGCTGCGCAACAGCACGCTGCGCGCATCGCCTGCCGGCGGCCAGGCCGAAACGATCTTCTTCAACAGCGAAGGCCGGCTGGTGGCGAAGAATGCCGCCTTCTTCAGCGAGCAGGATACGATCCAGGTGCGCGGCTATGCGTGGTTCCACCGCACGCTGGTCGCCGGGAACGTGGACTTCATCTGGGGTAACAACCGCGCCGCGCTGTTCGAGGACAGCGAATTGCGCACGGTGGGCGACAGCGCCAACGCGAAAAACGGCGGCTACCTGCTGCAGGCACGCACCGTGTCGGCCGGCGACAGGGGCTTCATGTTCGTGAACAGCCGGCTCACGCACGGCCCCGGTCCGACGGGTAACGACGTGCCGGCCGGCGCCACCTGGCTGGCGCGCAGCCCGGGGTATGAGAACACCTGGGATCACATCGCGTTCATCGACTGCCGGATGGGGCAGCACGTGGCGCCGGCCGGGTGGGCCGGGCCGGGCGTGAAGCAGCCGTTGCCGAACCCGAAGGCGGCCAGCGCCACCGGCGGGTGGCGCGAGTTCGGCACGATGGACCTGGACGGCAAGCCGCTGGACCTGTCGCGCCGCGAACATGGACGCGTATTGAGCGCCGACGAGGCGAAGGCGGCGTATGGCACGCGGGCGGCGTATTTCTCCGGTTTCGATGGCGGAAAGGGCTGGGATCCGGTGCCGTGACGCGTGGTTCTAGTACCCGAACTTTTCCCCATCTTCCGGCACCAGCACGCGCGCGCCGATGCCGTTGCCGGCAGCGAAGTCGCGCAGTTCGCGCCGCGTTTGCGTGGCGTGGTTGACGGCTTCCATGTGGATGCCGACAACGCGCGCCGCCGGCGCCAGCCGCGCGGCGCGGACCAGGTCTTCCTTGCCCATGATGATCGAGCCCTCCACGCCCTGGATGCGCGCGTAGCCGGTGTTGAGCACGATGATGTCCGGCCGGTATGCCGTGATCGCCTGTTCCACATCGGCGGTCCATGTGGTATCGCCGGCGATGTACGTGGTCTTGAAGCCGGCGCGGCGGAACACGATGCCGGAAACGGTGCCGAGCCGCTTGCCCAGCGCTGTCGCCATCATCGCGTCGGTGCCGTGCCGGCCGCCGGTTTTCGCCAGGCGGATGCCGTTGAACATGGTGTCCTCGCCCAGCACGCGCACATCGGTGAAACCGTCCTTGCGGATGCCGGCGGCGTCCTCGTCGTTCTGGGCGAAGACGGGCATGGTTTTCGGCAGCGCCTGCCGGGCGGCGTCGTCCCAGTGGTCGAGGTGCGTGTGGGTGACGATGACGGCGTCGGCCTTCAGCACGTCGGCGAGCGGTACCGGCAGGTCCACCAGCGGATTGCGCAGGTGGCTGTTGACCGTACCCTCGAAGCCGGGCCACGCGCCTCGCGGCGCCAGCATCGGATCGACGAGGAACGTGGTGCCCGCGTACTCGACCTTGATCGTGGCGTTGCGGATCTGCTGGAAATTGACGGTCTGCGCGGCGGCGGTACCGACGGTGGCGGCGAGTGCCGTGGCGATGGCGGCATTCCTGACATGCATGGCTGGTTCTCCTTGTAAGCGGGCAAGCGTTGCCCGATGCCAGGCATTGTCGATGCCACGACGTTTTCGGCATAGTGGCCCGAAGGCACCGTTTCGATATAATCGGGCCATGTCCGCGCCATCCTCCCCGCCGCTGAAAATCGCCGTCATCGCATTCGACGGCATCACGCCCTTCCACCTTTCCGTGCCATGCCTGGTGTTCGGCGCGAGCCTGGGCGCCGGCCCGCCCCGCTTCGAGGTCGAGGTCTGCTCGGCAGGCGAAGGACCGCTGCAGACGGCCGCCGGCTTCGAGATCGCCACCCGCCGCGGCCTTGCCGCGCTGGCCGATGCCGACATCGTCGTCATGCCCGCCTGGCATGACGACTGCCGCGCCGCGCCGGAGGCGCTGCTCGATGCGCTGCGGCGTGCGCATGCCCGCGGTGCCCGGGTGGTGGGCCTGTGCCTCGGCGCCTTCCCGCTGGCGGAGGCGGGCCTGCTCGACGGCCGCACCGTCGCCACGCACTGGGCGGCCGCGGAGGAACTGGCACGGCGCCACCCGCGCATCATCGTCGACGAGGAAGTGCTGTATGTCGACGAGGGCGACGTGCTCACTTCCGCCGGCGTCGCCGCGGGTCTCGACTGCTGCCTGCACCTGCTGCGGCGGCTATGCGGCGCCGAAGCCGCGAACGGCGTGGCGCGCCGGCTGCTGGTCGCGCCGCACCGCGATGGCGGGCAGGCCCAGTTCATCGAGCGGCCGCTGCCGGTTTCCAGCAGCGACGGCCGCTTCGCGCAGGTGCTCGACTGGGTCGCGCGGCACCCGCAGCGCGAGCACGGCATCGATGCGCTGGCGGCACGCGCGGCGATGAGCCGCCGCTCGTTCACCCGCCATTTTCGCCAGGCCACCGGCACGTCGTTCAAGCAGTGGCTGCTGAACCAGCGGATGGCGCATGCGCGGCGGCTGCTGGAATCGAGCAATGTATCGATCGAAGCGGTCGCGGAGGAGGCCGGGTTCGGCACCGCGCTGTCGCTACGGCAGCATTTCAGGGCCGTGCTGCGCACTTCGCCGTCGGCTTACCGCAAGCAGTTCCAGGCCGGCCGTTGACGCTTGCGCCTGCGTCGGCCGGCCACCGGGCCGATCGCGGGTTGTCCCGCGCCGCGATGCCGCATGGCCGCCCGATGTTGTCGCGTGTAGATTGCGCCAGTGCATGTTAAGCTGGAATAAACTTGAGAAAAGGGCAAGGCAATGAGCGATTGGGTGAAGACCGGCATAGCAGGTCTGGACGAAATACTGCACGGTGGTCTTCCACGCAACAACAACCTGATCGTCGAAGGACCGCCGGGTTCCGGCAAGACCACGCTGGGGCTGGGCTTCATCTACCATGGCGCGCGCGACTTCGACGAGCCCGGCGCCATCGTGTCGTTCGAACTCGACCCGGCCAAGCTGATGCGCGACGCGGCCGGCTTCGACTGGGACCTGCAAGGCATGATCGACGAGGGCAGGATCAAGATCATCCAGACCAGCCCGGCCGTGCTGCTGGGCGAATTTCGCAGCGCCGACGGCGCCTTCGCGGCATCGCTGGTGGCGATGGGCGCCAGGCGCCTGCTGATCGACGGCCTGACGCCCCTGCGCCTGTATGCGGAGGCGAACGACATGCCGTTCCGCGAGGATGTGCACCTGCTGATCGAAGGCCTGACGCGGCTGGGCGTGACGACAATGGTCACCGCGGAAAAGGACGAGTCGCTGACCGGTGTGCTGGCGCACGAGCGCTTTGTCTTCGACACCATCATTTCGCTGACGCGCGAAGAAATGCGCCGCCGCGTGCACCGGCGCCTGACCGTGATGAAGTCGCGCGGCCAGGACTTCATCGGCGGCAGCCACACGATGCGCATCGAGCCACGTGTCGGCGTGCACGTGTACCGCCGCGCCCAGTCGCGGCCGGTAGCCTCGGTGGACCAGCCCACGTCCGAGGAGCGCCTGTCGACCGGCTCGCCGGCCATCGACCGGATGATGGACGGCGGCATCTACAAGGGGTCCGTCACGCTGGTGAGCGGCATTTCCGGCACCGGCAAGACGGTGCTGAGCGTGCAGTTCCTGACGAACGCGATCCGGGCCGGCCACAAGGCGCTGCTGGTGAGCCTGGACGAGCACCCGGCCCAGCTGATGCGCAATGCCCGCTCGCTCGGTTTCGACCTGCAGGCGCTGGTCGATGCGGGCGACTTGTTCATCCACTACGAATCGCCGCTCGAGCTCGAACTGGACGTGCACTTCGAGCGCATTGTCAGGCTGGTCGAGGAACAGGGGATCGACTGCGTGGTGTTCGATTCCATCGCCGTGTACGAAATGACGAGCCGCAGCGAGGTGGCCGACTACCTGTACGCGCTGGCGACGTTCTTCAAGAACCGTCTCGCCACCACGCTGTTCAACTATGAAAGCCCGGAACTGCTGGGCGTGTCGCAGATCAGCGAAGAGCTCAAGGGCTCGCACCTGGTCGACAACATCATTCTCCTGAACTACGTGGAAGTGTCCACCGTCCTGCGCCGCGCGATCGCCGTGCCGAAAGTGCGGGGCAGCCGCAACCTGCAGGTCACGCGCGAGTACACGATCGGCGAAGGCGGCCTGCTGCTGATCGACGAGAGCGACGACGAAGTGCAGTCCGGCGCCGTGCCGCAACTGCCGTTCTCGTCGTATTACGGCCTGCTGTCGCGGTCGCCATCACGCCAGAGTCCCCTGATCGAGGGCGCCGTCGTCAAGGGGGCGCCGATGCCGGAGTCGGCCGACCTTCCCACCGAAGATCCCCGGTGATCACGGCCACCTTGCCGGGCAATACGCCGGTCGATTGGGACGACTGGGAAACGCCGCTGGCGCAGTTCACCGAGGCGACCGGCCTCGTCACGTCGGCCTTCGATATCGCCGGCGTGCGCCGCATCGGCCCGAAGACGGCCTCGCGCCTGGCCGGCCTGCTGGCCCGGTCCACGTTGTGGGCCGACGACGGCCCGGGCTCGGCGCTCGAACGCACGCTGGTGCAGTCGGTGCGGCACGACGGCAAGCCGGCCTCGGCGCAGTTCGGCGGGCTGCAGGTCCGTGCGCAGCCGCTGCTGCTGCGCGGCGACGTCTACGGCGTGCTGGTATTCGGCTGGCGCTTCGCCGACTTCACCTCGGCGCTCGAGTGCGAGCGCATCGCCCGGCAGATCGGCCTGCCGGGCCACGCGCTGTGGAACGAGGCACGCCTCGATGCGCCCGTGTCCGCGCAGCGCATGGAAACCTACGCCGCGCTGCTGGGCACGCTGTCGGGCACGCTCGACCGGCAGCGCGAAACCATCGACGACCTGACGCGCGTGAACCGCACGCGCGAACTGTTCCTGGCCACGGTGTCGCACGAGATGCGCACGCCGCTGTCGGCCCTGTCGCTGCGCATCGAACTGATGCTGCGGACCATCGCCGATCTGCCGCCGGCCGTCGTCGCTGGACTGGAGGCGATGCGCGTGCACGTGCGCCAGGAAGCGGGCATGGTCGACGACCTGATCGATGCGGCGCGCACGCTGACCGGCCAGATGTCGATCGCAAGCGCGCCGGTCATGCTGGGGCAGGTGTTGCGCGATGCGATTTCGACCGTGGAAACGTTCGCGCACACGAAACGCATCGTCATGCAGGTCACGCCGGCCGATTTCGGCGACCGGATCCGCCTGGAGGCCGACGGCCGTCGCCTGCAGCAGGTGATCTGGAACCTGCTCTTCAATGCCACGAAGTTCACGCCCGACGGCGGCATCATCCGCATCTCGGTCGGCCAGGCCGGCGGCATCGTCTCGATCGACATCGCCGATTCGGGGCAGGGCATCGAACCGGAAGACCTGCCGCACGTGTTCGGTGCGTTCACGCTGCAGCAGGATAACAATGCCACGGGATTGGGCCTGGGCCTGTACATCGCGCGCCGGATCGTCGAGCTGCACGGCGGCACCCTCGGCGTCAGCAGCGCCGGCCGCGGGCAGGGCGCCACCTTCGCGATCCGGCTGCCGGTGGCCGGGCGGGCGGCGGCCGATCGTTCGAGGCAGCAAACGCTCAATTAGTTGACGAAAGAGCGCTCATGTCACACAGGCAAAAGGCCTTATGATCTGTCACCATCCGACAGACCATTCATAGAAGCCGATGCCCAAGATTCCCGCCTCGTTCCGCCGCCGCTGCCTTCCCCATCTTCTTCAGTTCGGTCTTGCCGCCTTCGCACTGCAGGCCGGTGCGCAGGAACTGGGTATTCCACAGGCTTCCGATACGCAGCAGCGCCAGTCGCAGGCCGGCACCAGCGCGAACG
Above is a window of Pseudoduganella dura DNA encoding:
- a CDS encoding MBL fold metallo-hydrolase; this translates as MHVRNAAIATALAATVGTAAAQTVNFQQIRNATIKVEYAGTTFLVDPMLAPRGAWPGFEGTVNSHLRNPLVDLPVPLADVLKADAVIVTHTHLDHWDDAARQALPKTMPVFAQNDEDAAGIRKDGFTDVRVLGEDTMFNGIRLAKTGGRHGTDAMMATALGKRLGTVSGIVFRRAGFKTTYIAGDTTWTADVEQAITAYRPDIIVLNTGYARIQGVEGSIIMGKEDLVRAARLAPAARVVGIHMEAVNHATQTRRELRDFAAGNGIGARVLVPEDGEKFGY
- a CDS encoding ATPase domain-containing protein; this encodes MSDWVKTGIAGLDEILHGGLPRNNNLIVEGPPGSGKTTLGLGFIYHGARDFDEPGAIVSFELDPAKLMRDAAGFDWDLQGMIDEGRIKIIQTSPAVLLGEFRSADGAFAASLVAMGARRLLIDGLTPLRLYAEANDMPFREDVHLLIEGLTRLGVTTMVTAEKDESLTGVLAHERFVFDTIISLTREEMRRRVHRRLTVMKSRGQDFIGGSHTMRIEPRVGVHVYRRAQSRPVASVDQPTSEERLSTGSPAIDRMMDGGIYKGSVTLVSGISGTGKTVLSVQFLTNAIRAGHKALLVSLDEHPAQLMRNARSLGFDLQALVDAGDLFIHYESPLELELDVHFERIVRLVEEQGIDCVVFDSIAVYEMTSRSEVADYLYALATFFKNRLATTLFNYESPELLGVSQISEELKGSHLVDNIILLNYVEVSTVLRRAIAVPKVRGSRNLQVTREYTIGEGGLLLIDESDDEVQSGAVPQLPFSSYYGLLSRSPSRQSPLIEGAVVKGAPMPESADLPTEDPR
- a CDS encoding GlxA family transcriptional regulator, with product MKIAVIAFDGITPFHLSVPCLVFGASLGAGPPRFEVEVCSAGEGPLQTAAGFEIATRRGLAALADADIVVMPAWHDDCRAAPEALLDALRRAHARGARVVGLCLGAFPLAEAGLLDGRTVATHWAAAEELARRHPRIIVDEEVLYVDEGDVLTSAGVAAGLDCCLHLLRRLCGAEAANGVARRLLVAPHRDGGQAQFIERPLPVSSSDGRFAQVLDWVARHPQREHGIDALAARAAMSRRSFTRHFRQATGTSFKQWLLNQRMAHARRLLESSNVSIEAVAEEAGFGTALSLRQHFRAVLRTSPSAYRKQFQAGR
- a CDS encoding pectinesterase family protein, yielding MQASCGLAGAAMALAWSTAAPAAIAVPATDQVMRIMAGAPVRIAGASGADAFVEARFRPLAADGGDGRLYVVGRYQDDGNWYGAGLSFQSATRRMQVEIVKMQDGQMTRLKGFGRAAVTDGRFNTVRLDMQGATLAVYLNGERITSVTDTALAQGGRFGVVAGGTAFEASVPVAGDVELKPARLALARAPQLAQLTLGDGPVRLDVSALGAYRQSGDPAAALPANKPGTFLTAASLPNATAYGALPFRFSAAAADPALVRADAGAGYLALTPLAPGATTVTLTSLDDPNVQSVVDIRIAERRTPSGAAYGLGGAVAPAGGARDVPYDTPLHLRFDAMPALGTSGAIRVYRKRDGALADTIHASGEYDRLGYAGQAHRRAVRLQPIAIEGRNVVVHLHSAKLRPGEEYVVAVDDGVFHGRFNGQPFAGIGREQGWTFRTRAAVPRATKLVVDDDGAADFRTVQGALNHAMEHAGRRTPVTVEIRNGRYQEQLYLRGKDNITLRGQSRDGVVIDALNGDGINPGSGTAQDARSPGIGGGRAIFLVEDADMVTLESLTLRNSTLRASPAGGQAETIFFNSEGRLVAKNAAFFSEQDTIQVRGYAWFHRTLVAGNVDFIWGNNRAALFEDSELRTVGDSANAKNGGYLLQARTVSAGDRGFMFVNSRLTHGPGPTGNDVPAGATWLARSPGYENTWDHIAFIDCRMGQHVAPAGWAGPGVKQPLPNPKAASATGGWREFGTMDLDGKPLDLSRREHGRVLSADEAKAAYGTRAAYFSGFDGGKGWDPVP